The Aestuariibaculum lutulentum genome segment TATCTTTAGTTTAATGTAAATTCTCTTTTTAACTTGTTTAATTTGTTAGCGATACTTGCATCATACTGCACATCGCCAACACGTAATACGAAACCTCCTAAGATGTTTTCGTCTACAATGTTTTGAACTTCTACTTCTTTTCCTGTAAGTTCTTTAACCTTAGCTAATACCTTAGCATTTAATTCTGCTGTTAATGGCACTGCGGTAGTTACTTTAGCTATTTGAGTTCCTTTTAACTGGTCGAATAACACACTGTATTGTTTTGCTACTTCGCCAATTAAAGCAATTCTTTTGTTGCTAATTAAAGTGTCTACTAAATTTCCAGTTAATTCGTTAGTGTTTTTAAACACTTCTTCGATTACTGATTTTTTAATAGATGATCTTACGATAGGATTTTGAAGCACACCGTTTAATTCTTTACTTTCTGCAATGGTGTTAGCAATTAAAGTCATATCAGCATTAACAGCCTCGGCTGCATTTTTATCTGATGCTAAACTTAAAACCGCTTTTGCGTAACGTATTGCTGCTCTTTCTCCTGCCATAGTAATATTAACTTAATGTAGCTTCTCCAATTAAAGAATCTACTAATTTTTGTTGTTTACTATTATCTGAAAGTTCGTCGCGTAACACTTTCTCAGCGATTTCGATAGATAAACCAGCAACGTGACTTTTCAATTCTGCAATAGCAGCTTTCTTTTCGCTTTCGATAGCAGCGTGCGCTTGCTCGATAATTGTGTTTGCTTGTGTCTCAGCTTCAGTTTTTGCAGCTTCAATCATTTTATCCTTCATCTCACGTGCTTCTTTAAGCATCGCTTCTCTTTCTGCTCTAGCCTCGTTTAATAATTTCTTATTATCTGCTTGAAGATTTTGCATTTCTAATCTTGCTTTTTCAGCTGAATCTAATGCATCTTTAATCCCGTCTTCACGAGTTTGTAACGACTCTAAAATAGGTTTCCAAGCAAATTTTCTCATTAATACAATTAAGATTAATAAGATGATGGCTTGCATAAAAAACAATCCTGGTGAAAAATCATTTAATAACTGATCCATATGTAACTATATAATAAGTTTTACTTCTGTGTTTTGTTTAATTTTTTAAAAACAGCTTCTGCAACCAACCGTTGCAGAATGCTATTTCTATTTTGTTTCTTTTAGGAATTATTTTCCTAAGATTAATGCACCGAATGCTAAACCTTCTAATAAAGCTCCGATGATAATCATTGCTGTTTGGATTTTTCCAGCAGCTTCTGGTTGACGAGCGATAGCTTCCATAGCGCTACCACCAATTTTACCTAAACCTAATCCAGCTCCGATTACGATTAATCCTGCTCCAATTAAATTGTACATACTAATTGATTTTAAATATTAATTAAACAAATTCTTAATTAGTGATGGTCGTGTTCTTCAACAGCCATTCCTATAAATAACGATGATAACATCGTGAAAATAAACGCTTGTAAAAAGGCTACCAGAATTTCGATAACCGAGATAAATAATGCTAGTGCTAATGAAACACCTGTTGATGCTACCGGACCAAAGGCTTCTTTCATTGTAATAACTAATGCTATTAAGCTCATAACCACAAAGTGTCCTGCAGTCATGTTAGCAAATAAACGCACTAACAGAGAGAATGGCTTAATTAATACAAAACCAATTAATTCTATTACTGCTAAGATAGGTCTTAAGATGTAAGGTACTCCTGGCATCCATAAGGTGTGCCCCCAGAAATCTTTACTTCCGCTAAATAAATAGATAACAACAGTAAAAATTGCTAAACAGAAGGTTACTGCAATCTGACCTGTTACGTTAAATCCAAGTGGCGTTAAACCTAATAAGTTTAAGATCCAAATAAAGAAGAATACAGTTAATAAGAACGACATGAACTTTCTGTATTTTTTCTCACCAATATTCGGACGTGCAATTTCGTCACGCACATAAATTACTAAAGGCTCTAAAGCACGACCAAAACCAGTTGGAATTGCTCCTTTTTTGTATCCTTTAGCTAAAGCTCCAAATCCTAAAATCATTAAAAGCCCTGCTAATAACATACCGAATACACTTTTAGTAATAGAGAAGTCTAATACTTTGTGTGCATTTTCAGCGTGGTGGTGATCGTCAAAAACAACTTCATCTGCTCCAGCTTCTAATTCGTATATTTTACTGTGAATCTTTGTTAACTTAACACCACCCTTTTCTACAACAACGTGACCGTTATCGTCGTGGTGAAATTCTGAAGACATAAATGTTCTTAAACCTTCACTAGTCCATACAATAACAGGTAACGGGAAACTTACGTGAGTTCCTGTTTCGTTATTAGTATATAAATGAAAATCGTGAGAATCTTTTAAGTGATGTGCAATGTATTCTTTAATCTCTTCTGGAGTATCAATTTTATTTCCTCCTTCATGATGCTGATTATCATGCTCTCCTTCGTTTGCAAAGGCAAAAACCGAAGTCATCATTAAAACTAAAATTGCAATAAATTTGATAGATTTTTTTGCTACCATCATATTTTCTAAACTAATGAAATTACGCTCTCTAAAATTTTGTGCAAATGTACACAATAATTTAAAAACCCAAACCCTTTTTTTAGTTAGTTTTTTTTATGATGCTGAATTATCAAATTTTAGCTAAATTTTTCTTTAACTATTTGCTGTTTAGCAACTTTCCTACAGCAATAGCTTCGGTGGTTAAAAACAAGAATAATGGCAGCACTAAAGCGTAGCGTTCTGCCTGAGTTAAACTGTCATTTTCGAACACGGCATTTTTAAAAATCAACAAGAACAAACCTATTTTTAAAAACATAAATGCCAAATAAGCATAACCCGCATTATTAGGCATAATGCTACAAATACCCTCAATACTCGCATACACTATTAAAGATGCAATAGCGTGAAATAAATACACCTGCCATAATGGAAATGATAGCGGCTGAGAAATAAATTGCTGATGTATGGTTAAAGCAATTGCAAAAAGTAAAACTACAACTAGTGTGAAAACCAGTATTCTTTTAATCATTTTTATCGTTATTGGTAATATTAAGTACTTGCCTAATAACAGAAAACATTGCCAGGAAAACCGCTAGCAATGTTACTATTTTATAATATAACTGATCGGAGTTGTCAAATTTATAATCTAACCACTCGCCTAATTTACTCCCCAAATATATGGTTAACCCCATTTGAAGTGCAATAGATGTAAACCTTACATACTTATTAAGCTGTCTTTGATTTTTGTCCACTGTTAATTTCTTTTACAGCACCTTTCATTAAACAGGTTACGTTGAATGCTGCCCCTGGCTCTACAGCTAGCTTAGCTACAGAAACCTCGCCTTCTATAACTGCAGAATCTTTTAAAGTTAAGGTTCCTGATAAGGTTAACTTACCTGAAAATTTACCTTCAAAATACGCATCGGTTCCTTGTAATGTTCCTTTTATAAAACCGGTTTTTCCAACCACAACTTTACCTTTGGTAACTACATTACCTTCAACGGTTCCTTCAATTCTAAAATCGCCTTCACTACTCATGTCGCCAATTAATGTGGTGCCTTGAGAAATATTCTGACTAGTAGGTCCTTCTGTCATCTTTTTTTCTTTTTTGTTTTCGGAAAACATAATTGCTATTAATTTTAATTAGTATCTACGTTTAAAAAATCGTTTAGGTTCTTGTGAATCTGAATAATTTGATAATTCGCAGACGATATTTCGAAATGGGGTTCTTTAATTTTCTTTTTATCTTCTTTAGCAAACAACTGTTCAAAAGTATGAGCCACCTGCTTATTGGTTAAACCATGAACAACTACAAAATTAGTATTTGTGTCGTAAACATCAACTGAAGATTGAAGTTTGTAATATTTAATATGACTTAAAACGGTATCTAATTCGGTTTTAAATCCTTCTAATTGCTCTCTTTTTGCATCTTTAAAAGCATAGACAACTTTATATTGCTGTCTAATACTATCGTTGTCCTTAACAAAATCTTTATTTGCCAAAACAGGCAATACATTGGTTTCGATATGTTGTGCTTCCTTACCTTCTGGTTTATTCGCATAAGTAACGCTAATAAAATTGATGGCCTTGCTGTAAGCATCGAAACCATATAATCGTCCAGTCGCTGTAGCTTTTAATAATTCGAACTTCGGCACAATGGCATCTCCTTCAAATCGATTAATATAATCTTCACTTTTAGCAATAACCTCTGCATACTCTTGGTTTTCATATTTCGCATACAGCGCCTGATATAAATTTTCAGGACTGTTTTCATCTTCCTCAGAAACCATATCCGGATTACTCAAAATTGTTGCGTAACGTGTATCTGGATAATTAGTAATAATATCGTTTTTAGCAATAGATGCTTCACCAGTTTCACCTAAAAGCTCGTAAATTTTATAAAGATTGTATTTAGAAGGTAATATTAAACGCTCTTCAGGATTGCTCTCTAACAAATCCTGAAATTTATCTTTTGCCAGCTCATATTCCTTGAACTTCTCCTTATAAATCAACCCTAATTGATAATAAGCATAGTTTCTGTCTTTAGAAATACTATCAATGGCTTTCTGTTCGGTTGGAATTTTAGAGATGTAGTATTGCGGATCGTATAATTCTTCTTCGGTTGCAGCTGCTACAATATCTGTTCCTGCCGCACCACCAACATTACCTACAATACCTTTGCTAGACCAACGCCAGTTATCTTCCAAAGCTCTGTTACCCCATTTTTTTATGAATTCATTTTTACCATATGCCACAGTTGTTGGGTTGTAAAAATAGAATGTCGCCTGCGCCGGTGCACCTACTCCTTGAAATGGTGCCGCTTGTCTACTTCCCGCATTAACCGTAGCTATACCTTTATTTCGTTCTATAGCCTCAGCTTTTTCCTTTTCTTCTTCAGCTTTAACCTTTAAAGCGTCTATAAATTCCTGAAAATAAGCTACGCGCTCTGCTTCCGGTAAACGTACCAGTCGCAAAATACTATCGTTAGTTTTTGCTATGCCCTCGTAATAAATAACATCTTCTAAATTATCGCGCTTACGTTTTATTAAACGGTAAGGTTTCGAATTTTCTTCAAGATTGGTTAAGGTACTATCATAATAATTTCCCGCTTCTTTATACACCGAATTATCGAAATCGATATCTCCTAAAATCTCGTAATTTTTAGCTTTTAATAAACGATCTCTGGAATTGGTGCGAAGCGATTTATTGTAATATTCAATAGCTAAAGCTTCAGCGTTTGTATTTTGATAATATTGTCCTTTCTGGAAATAAATTTTATCGAGATACGGACGATTTTCACGATTCTCTTCTAACTCTGTTAACAATTCCAATTGCGCCATTTTATCGCCATGCTCGTAATCGAAATTTTTCATCTTTTCGAGATGGGCGCTAATCATATAAATTCTTGGCGTCTTTCTATTCAGCTCAATCACCTTATCGAAAGCAATGTTCGCACTGTCCTTATAGCCTAATTCATTATATAACTGTCCCTGGATAAAACGATACCTGCCACGCTCATCGTTACTCTTTGTAGCGTTAGAAGCAACTTCAAGTTGTGTAATAGCACTATCAATGGATTTTGTATTCAAATATGCCTGGGCTAACATAGATGTCGCATCAGCTAAATCCTGATCTTCCAATTCTTCCTGCTCCAGTAAACGTTTTAGATTTTTAATGGCAAGCTCATTATTCTCTAAACGAATATTGGTTTTCTCTCGCCAAATTCTTGCCTGATTTATTTTATCGCTGGCTGCGTATTTATAAAGAATATAATTAAAAGCCTCTAAAGCCGGCACAAAACGCTGATCGAAGTAACGGGCTTTCCCTAACAATAAGTAAGCCTCATCCATTTGCGGGTTTTTCTCCTTTCCGCCAATGTTCATACTGTGCTTTTGAATAGCCTTTACAGCTTTTTCTTCAGCCGTTCCGAAACTTTCATTTTTAGATTGCCCAGGAAGTATCACGTCATCAAATACTTCTAAGCGTTCAATTGGCAGTATATCCCAGTAATTATCAGTATAACTTTCATTAAGACTTGCTCGACCCTGCTCTAAAGCATTGTAACCATTGTAAAGTGTATTGAATTCTGCCGTAACAGCATGAAAATTTCGGCTGATAAACTTGTCCTTTTTTCTGGAACAACCTACAACCAAAAGAATGGAACATGCAATGACAGATGGAACCTTAAATGATGCTTTCAATGTTGGTATTTTTAGTCTAATTAAATAACTATAAACTCTTACTTATATTATGTAAGCAGGTAAAAATAAACATCTTTTTTGATTATGCGATGAAATGACTTGCAAAACTCGCTTTAAGAAAGCCAATAGACGTATTTACATATATTTTTGAGCGATAGCCTGCACTTCCATACCCCAGCTCTGACCAAACATCATCGCTTTTTGAGCTAAACCATATTGTTTATTAGCAAGTTTTTTACCCAAATCGGTTTTATAAAATGCGGTTAACTCCTGAATTTCCTCACGTGTAAATTCAGCCATATACAACCCGGCCATTTTCTGGTACAAACCATCTAAAGTCCCTTTAGCTTCTTCCATATAAACCTCCTTTTTATCTTCAGAAACCATACTTCCTATTTGAGAAATAGCCGTTTCGAATGCCGTTGTAGACCCTGTAAGTTTAATAAAATTGATGGTTTCATTTTTAAATTCGGAATTGTCTTGAGCAAAAACCTGCCCCACGGTTCCCACAACAAATAAGCAAGCAAATAAAAGGTTTTTCATTTTTACTGATTTTTAGATAATTAATTTCAGGGTTATTCTTACACAATTCTACGAATTAATATTTTTTTTAGCCCAATTGTTTCTAACAAATTTAATTTTTCCACGTCAAGTTCACTATTTTTGTCAAAAATTTACACATGTCATCATTTCACAATCTTACCATTAAAAATATAGAGCGAGAGACATCTAAAGCCATTAGTATAACTTTCGATGTTCCTGAAGCTTTAACCGATACATTTTCATTTAAAGCCGGACAATACATTACGTTAAGAGCAACCGTTAACGGAAATGAAGTTCGTCGTGATTACTCCCTTTGTTCATCACCAAAAAGTGGTGAATTAAAAGTGGCTATTAAGGAAGTTAAAGACGGAACGTTTTCGGCATATGCGAATGCAGAATTAAGAGCAGGTGATGTTTTAGAAGTTGCACCTCCAAAGGGACGTTTTACATTTGAACCAAACGATTCTATCACTAAAAACATAGCACTTTTTGCAGCAGGTAGTGGTATCACACCAGTTTTAAGCATTATTAAATGTGCATTGGAAGAAGAAGTACACAGCCATGTGATTTTAGTATACGGAAACAAAACCACTGAAGACACCATGTTCTTAAATGAACTTTTAGAACTTCAGCATGAATATAAAGACCGTTTCTCTATTCAGTTTGTATTTAGCCAGGCCGACCAAGACAACGCTATTTTTGGTCGTATCGAGAAAAGCACGGTAAACTACGTGATGAAAAACAAGCACAAACATATTGATGTTGATGCGTACTACTTATGTGGACCCGAAGCCATGATTCACACGGTTAAAGATGTTTTAACGGCTAATGGTGCTGATGCAGACCGCATTCATTACGAACTATTTAAAGCTGCAAAAACTGAGGATATTGTAACTCCCGCTGCGTCTACTGCCAACGGAATAACTAAGGCTACAATTATTGTTGACGATGAAGAAACCGTTATTGAAATGTCTCAAAAACAAACCATTCTTGAAGCGGCTATCGATGAAGATTTAGATGCGCCATATTCTTGTCAGGGTGGTATTTGTAGTAGTTGTTTGGCACGCGTAAAAGAAGGTGCTGCCACAATGCGTCAAAACAGCATTCTAACCGAGCAGGAAGTTGCTGAAGGTTTAATATTAACCTGTCAGGCACATCCAACCACAGCAACCATTACTGTAGACTACGATGACGTTTAATAAAAACTGAATTTGAAGTTTAAATATAAAAAGGCTGTTATCGAATTAGATGACGGCCTTTATTTTTTCTATAATTCTTTGAGATGAAATACTCGCTGAAGCCTTCTCATAACCTTCTGGATATTTATTTCCGTAAATAGAAGTTGGCACTAAAGGAAATTGATTTCTATCGGCCACCAAAGCGTAATCTTCAGGTTGATTAAACGGTGCAAAACCAGCATAAGGATGCGTTACTCCCCAAATGGTAATCACTTTTACACCTTGCATAGCAGCCATGTGTGCATTACCGGAATCCATAGCCAACATGACATCTAAATTAGAAATTACAGCTAATTCTTCGTCAAATTTTAACTGTCCTGCTGTATTAATTACATTATCAAAACTTTGAGCGATACCATCAAGAATTTGAGCTTCTTCCGTTCCACCACCAAATAAAATAATGCGATAATCATTTGATAATTCAGCGATAACTTCTTTCATCAGCACTAAAGGATACATTTTTCCTTCATGCGCCGCGAAAGGCGCTATTCCAATCCATTTTTCAGATTTATTTTCAAAGCCATTTATAGTTAACTCACTTGGTTTTGGAAATATTGGATTGCTTAAATCTACCGGATAACCTAAAGCATTAAACACGTCGGCATAACGCTGATGCGTGGTTTTTAGTTGCTGAAAAATGTCTCCCGAAACCAATGCTTTTTTCTCTGATCGACCTTTATCAATCTGAACAACTTTGGTTCCAAAAAAGAAAGTTTTTAGAATATTTGTTCTAAGCACATTGTGTAAATCGGCAACCTGAGTAACACCTAAAGCTTTTAATTCTTTAGATAATTTATGCAAGCCGAAAACACCTTTATGTTTTCCTTTTAAATCGGCAGGAAACACATTAACATTAGAAATTCCTTTAAAAAAAGGCATAAAAAAACCTCTGGTTAAAACCGTGACTTTAACCAGAGGATATTGTTTTGTAAATGCCCGAAGCACAGGCACCGTCATAGCCACATCACCCATTGCCGAAAGGCGAATAACAAGAATATGTTCAGGTGATTTTGGCATGTAAATTATTTAAACAACAGATTACTTTTGACCTCTTAAAACCGGGTTAAGCTCGTCGTCGTTGTACATTTTCATTTGTTTGTACACTTTCATGTACTTATCGCCATTTTCGATATCGTTTAGCAAAGTATCAATAGCTGTACTTAAATCTACACGTTGCTCTAATAACACGTCTAATTTCTTTTGGCATGCCGCTCTGTGTTCATTTGATGCATCAGTACGTGTTGCTTCTTCATTCATGTGGTAAATTTTTAAAGCAAGAATTGATAATCTGTCAACACCCCAAGCAGGACTCTCCGTATTGATTGTCGCTTCAGCTTTAGCTTCAACATCTTTATATGTATCTAAAAAGTAGCTATCAATGTATTCCACCATATCAGTTCTGTCCTGATTAGAAGCATCAATCTGACGTTTTAATTTTAAAGCCGCTACCGGATCGATTTGCGGATCGCGAATAATATCTTCGTAATGCCATTGTACGGTATCAATCCAACATTTTCTGTATAATAAATGCTCGATTAAATCGCTCTCTGGATAAGCGTTTTCGAATGGTTGATCTACTGAATCTACAACGTGGTATTTTGCAATAACCTCTTGAAATATTTTATTGGCTTTATCTGTAAACATGATGTATTAATATTTAGGAGCACAAATATAAGTCTAATTAATTAACTTTATTGTTGAATTCTAAAATTGAACGCATGAAAATCCACAATATCTCAACTGAAAATTCAATCCTGAATAGCTTTATTGCCGAGATGCGAGATGTAAACATTCAAAAAGACAGCATGCGTTTCAGACGAAATATTGAACGTATTGGTGAAATTTTAGGTTACGAAATGAGTAAAACCCTAAACTATTCAACTCAGGAAATTACCACTCCTTTAGGCATAAGTAAAATGAATTTAATTAAAAACAACATCGTTTTATGCTCCATTTTAAGAGCCGGCGTTCCTTTGCATAATGGTTTATTAAATTATTTCGATAAAGCTGAAAATGCCTTTATTTCAGCTTACAGACATCACAAACACAACCCTGAAAGTTTTGAGATTATTGTTGAATATTTAGCCTGCCCTAGTTTAGAAGGAAAAACCCTAATTCTCGCGGACCCTATGCTAGCCACTGGACAATCTATGATTGCAACCTACGAAGCGTTAAAACCCTTTGGAACGCCAAAAGAAGTACATTTAGTAAGTTTAATAGGTGCACCTGAAGGCGTAGAATTTGTCGACAAACATTTTAATGAAAACACCCATTTATGGATTGCAACTATTGATGAAAAACTCGACGAAAATAGCTATATCGTTCCCGGATTAGGTGATGCCGGTGATTTAGCTTTCGGACAAAAATTACAGCAATAACATAATAAAAGGTACCACCACGAGAATAGATAAAAATACTTCTTTAAACCAATTTTCATCGATGGTTTCCAGGTAATTGGTAATGATAATAGCCAAAGGAGCAAAGGCAAATAAGAATTCACTACCTGTTTTATTTGGTGCCATGGCAATCACTAACGCGGCAACCAAAAAGGCTATAATTATAATTTGAAAAGACGCGCGAAACGACTTCTTTTTACTTTTTAAATTCTTCAAATAGAACATGGAGGCCCAGATTCCAAAAGACAATAACATCGTAATTCCTACTAAATATTTCACCGAATTATATGCTGTAAAATCAGCTCCTATTTGTGGATTAATATGAAGTAAATCGAAATAATCTCCGGTAACAACTATGGATGTGCAAACCGACAATATAAACACGGTAGCTACCCCTGTATAAGGTATTATCCAATGACGTAAATCGTTATCGGAATACAATAACAAACTCACAATTATCAACACAAAAAACAGAATTGCCCAAAAATAAAATAGTGATGCAATGGCTATCCAAAAAGCAGCATCAAACAGTTTTTTTTTAATACTCTTTTCTGTTCGTAAGCTCATTATTCGCCTCAATCCTAGAAGGAAAAAGAAATTAGCAAACAGTATATTGACATCGTCTGTAGTTTGTACAAAAGTGAGTAAAAACACACTATACAATAATACATCGTAGTTGTTTTTTTTGGTTAAATTATTCTTTGAAATAATAAAATTGACCACCAAAATTGTAATACAACACAATAAAAAAACCAATGACTGCTTGAAAATTAAAGCCACAGTCATTGGTTGATTAAACAACGGAATTCTAGCCACAGTAAAAGACAAAAGCGTAATAAAAAGTACTACGACGAAATTTATTGGCTTAGATTTACTAAAAAGACTTGCTATCATTAACCGTTTTTGTATTTTTGCTACGTAAATATACTAACTATGAAACTGATATATTTATTTATTTCTCTTTTGAAATTATAAATATTGAATGTGACATGAGCCTTTAAAAATTAATATAACACACTCATGAAAGACTTTTTTTACGCGATACAGGATTTATTCGTTAATGTTCTTTTTAAACCTTTAGATGCTTTACGTGCTTTAGAACTTGAAAACTGGTTCGCAGCAAGCGCCATTTCTTGGATTTTTGTTGTTATCTGTCTAGTAGCTATCGTGTACTGGATGTTACAACTTAAAAAGTTTAACGACAACAACGAAGAAGACAAAACTGTTTCTTCGCACTCGTTTTTATAAATCGAATCCTATATCTTTACGATAATACATCTTATCAAAGTTTAGTTTATCTATGCTTTGGTAAGATTTTTTTATGGCCTCCTGGTAGGTTTCTCCGTAAGAGGTAATTGCAATAACACGTCCTCCTGTTGTTACCACTTTCCCATCTTTTAACTGTGCCCCTGCATGAAAAGGAATAGAATCTTCCACAGCATCTAAACCTGTAATTTCTTTACCTTTTTCGTAAGCTTCAGGATAACCTCCAGACACCATCATAATGGTTGTAGCTGCACGCTCATCGATTTCGATGTTAATTTCGTTAAGTGTTCCGTTTGCCATAGCCTGAAGAACCTCAACAAAGTCATTCTTCAATCTTGGTAAAACAACTTCCGTTTCCGGATCTCCCATACGTACGTTATATTCTATTACTTTAGGGTCGTCACCTACTTTAATTAACCCGATAAATACGAAACCTACATAAGGTAATTTATCTTTCTTAAACCCTTCGATAGTTGGCTTAACAATACGCTCTTCAATTTTATTTAAAAACTCATCTGTAGCGAAAGGTACTGGAGAAACAGCTCCCATACCACCCGTATTTAATCCGGTATCACCTTCTCCAATACGTTTGTAATCTTTAGCGGTTGGTAAAATTTTATAGTTTTCACCATCGGTTAACACGAAACAGCTTAACTCGATACCATCTAAAAACTCTTCAATCACCACTTTAGTACTCGCCTGTCCGAATTTAGCATCGACTAACATGCTTTTTAATTCCGCTTTAGCTTCGTCTAAATCATTTAAAATAACAACCCCTTTTCCAGCAGCTAAACCATCGGCTTTAAGCACATACGGCGCATTCAAAGTTTCTAAAAACGCATATCCTTTCTCAACAGTTTCGGCAGTAAAACTTTCGTAAGCAGCTGTTGGAATGTTATGACGGTATAAAAATTCTTTAGCGAATTCTTTACTTCCTTCTAATTCAGCAGCCTCCTTTTGTGGCCCGATAACTGAAACATGCTTAATAGCATCATCCTTTAAAAAGAAATCGTGAACCCCTTGTACTAAAGGATCTTCCGGCCCTACTACAACCAAATCAATCCCTTTCTCTAATACTAATTCTTTAATTGCTTCAAAATCGGTTACACCAATATTTACATTGGTCGCTACATTTGCAGTACCTGAGTTTCCAGGTGCTACATACAATTCATTACATAACGGGCTTTGAGCGATTTTCCAAGCGAAAGCATGTTCTCTTCCTCCTGAACCAAGAACTAATATATTCATTGTTTAGATATTTTTAGATTTCCCTTTTTGGGGATTTCAGTTTATTGTTTTTTAATGCCGAGCACTAAAACTGTTTTTTCCGTCTGCAAAAATAAAATTAATGCCTCGAATTCACGACTTTTTTTTATTTACTTTACAAAAATTATGCTTCTTGTTGAATTTATTTAACCTATCACTAAAACTAAAAGGCTTTCCAATCCAGGAAACCAACCGTCTTTTACATCAGATTCAAAGCATAAGTGAGGATAAATACGCTGATTATCTAAATGAACAGAAACAGGCGATTATTGCCTTCCATTTAAAACATAATCCGTTTTATAAGACATTTGCTAAAAATGCCAATCCGAATAATTGGAATAGCATTCCAGTGATGACTAAACGGGATTTACAGCAACCCTTATCAAACAGGCTTTCTGAGGGATTTTCTAAAAAAAATTCGTTTGTAAATAAGACCTCAGGTTCTTCGGGAGATCCCTTTATTTTTGCCAAAGATAAATTTTGTCATGCTCTAACCTGGTCGGGGATTTTTGACCGCTATAGTTGGTATGACATTAACCTGAACACATCAAAACAAGCCCGATTTTATGGTATTCCTTTAGATAAAAAAGGCTATTACAAAGAACGCTTAAAAGATGCTTTAGGTAACAGATATCGATTCTCTGTTTTTGATTTAAGTGATTTTGAATTTGAAAAGTGCATCACTAAATTTAAATCCACAACATTTGAATATCTCAACGGATACACAAGTTCAATTGTTCAGTTTGCTAAGTTTCTTAAAAATAAAAATCTTGTTTTAAAAGATGTTTGCCCTACTCTGAAAGTTTGCATAGTGACTTCGGAAATGCTTTTTCAAGAAGACAGAACGCTTTTAGAAACGCAATTTGGCATTCCTGTTATCAACGAATATGGCGCTGCCGAAT includes the following:
- the atpH gene encoding ATP synthase F1 subunit delta; this encodes MAGERAAIRYAKAVLSLASDKNAAEAVNADMTLIANTIAESKELNGVLQNPIVRSSIKKSVIEEVFKNTNELTGNLVDTLISNKRIALIGEVAKQYSVLFDQLKGTQIAKVTTAVPLTAELNAKVLAKVKELTGKEVEVQNIVDENILGGFVLRVGDVQYDASIANKLNKLKREFTLN
- a CDS encoding F0F1 ATP synthase subunit B; the protein is MDQLLNDFSPGLFFMQAIILLILIVLMRKFAWKPILESLQTREDGIKDALDSAEKARLEMQNLQADNKKLLNEARAEREAMLKEAREMKDKMIEAAKTEAETQANTIIEQAHAAIESEKKAAIAELKSHVAGLSIEIAEKVLRDELSDNSKQQKLVDSLIGEATLS
- the atpE gene encoding ATP synthase F0 subunit C; the protein is MYNLIGAGLIVIGAGLGLGKIGGSAMEAIARQPEAAGKIQTAMIIIGALLEGLAFGALILGK
- the atpB gene encoding F0F1 ATP synthase subunit A, with the translated sequence MMVAKKSIKFIAILVLMMTSVFAFANEGEHDNQHHEGGNKIDTPEEIKEYIAHHLKDSHDFHLYTNNETGTHVSFPLPVIVWTSEGLRTFMSSEFHHDDNGHVVVEKGGVKLTKIHSKIYELEAGADEVVFDDHHHAENAHKVLDFSITKSVFGMLLAGLLMILGFGALAKGYKKGAIPTGFGRALEPLVIYVRDEIARPNIGEKKYRKFMSFLLTVFFFIWILNLLGLTPLGFNVTGQIAVTFCLAIFTVVIYLFSGSKDFWGHTLWMPGVPYILRPILAVIELIGFVLIKPFSLLVRLFANMTAGHFVVMSLIALVITMKEAFGPVASTGVSLALALFISVIEILVAFLQAFIFTMLSSLFIGMAVEEHDHH
- a CDS encoding DUF6168 family protein; the protein is MIKRILVFTLVVVLLFAIALTIHQQFISQPLSFPLWQVYLFHAIASLIVYASIEGICSIMPNNAGYAYLAFMFLKIGLFLLIFKNAVFENDSLTQAERYALVLPLFLFLTTEAIAVGKLLNSK
- a CDS encoding AtpZ/AtpI family protein; the encoded protein is MDKNQRQLNKYVRFTSIALQMGLTIYLGSKLGEWLDYKFDNSDQLYYKIVTLLAVFLAMFSVIRQVLNITNNDKND
- a CDS encoding bactofilin family protein — protein: MFSENKKEKKMTEGPTSQNISQGTTLIGDMSSEGDFRIEGTVEGNVVTKGKVVVGKTGFIKGTLQGTDAYFEGKFSGKLTLSGTLTLKDSAVIEGEVSVAKLAVEPGAAFNVTCLMKGAVKEINSGQKSKTA